In Candidatus Nitrosarchaeum limnium SFB1, the following proteins share a genomic window:
- a CDS encoding Transcription initiation factor TFIIIB, Brf1 subunit/Transcription initiation factor TFIIB, which produces MLTDNDTGERFCGKCGFVISETLQDSGPEWRSFSKEGGLDPTRTGAPTSLAIHDRGLATIINPINRDSSGKPLTSSMKSTIERLRTWDSRSKVHASSDRNLRQALSELTRLKDKLAVSDAVVEKAAYIYRKALDKGLVRGRSISALIASALYAACRDTETPRTLKDVSDAGNIKKKDIARCYRILHQELELKMPVVDPIQCIARIASKLGISEKTKRYAVKVLKTAQEHEESAGKDPMGLAAAALYLSCVSNSENMTQRDIAEAASVTEVTIRNRYKGLRMDQNTDL; this is translated from the coding sequence ATGTTAACAGATAACGATACAGGTGAAAGATTTTGTGGTAAATGTGGATTTGTGATTTCTGAGACATTACAAGATTCAGGTCCTGAATGGAGATCATTTTCAAAAGAAGGGGGATTAGATCCTACTAGAACGGGAGCTCCAACATCGTTGGCAATTCATGATAGAGGTCTGGCTACAATTATCAATCCAATCAACAGAGATTCTTCAGGAAAGCCACTCACATCATCGATGAAAAGTACCATTGAAAGATTAAGAACGTGGGACAGTAGAAGTAAAGTTCATGCATCTTCTGACAGAAATTTACGGCAAGCATTAAGCGAATTAACACGATTAAAAGACAAACTTGCAGTATCTGATGCAGTTGTTGAAAAGGCTGCATATATTTACAGAAAAGCTCTTGACAAAGGGTTGGTCAGAGGACGTTCTATTTCAGCATTAATTGCATCTGCACTTTATGCTGCATGCAGAGACACAGAAACTCCTAGAACACTAAAAGATGTATCAGATGCAGGAAACATAAAGAAAAAAGATATTGCAAGATGTTATAGAATTTTACATCAAGAATTAGAGCTAAAAATGCCAGTGGTGGACCCAATTCAATGTATTGCAAGAATTGCAAGTAAACTTGGAATCTCAGAAAAAACAAAACGCTATGCAGTCAAAGTACTCAAAACAGCTCAAGAGCATGAAGAGTCAGCAGGTAAGGATCCTATGGGGCTTGCTGCTGCTGCACTTTACCTATCATGTGTAAGTAATTCGGAAAACATGACTCAGAGAGACATTGCAGAGGCAGCAAGCGTGACTGAAGTAACAATTAGAAACAGGTACAAAGGATTGAGAATGGATCAAAATACAGACCTATAA